In a genomic window of Coregonus clupeaformis isolate EN_2021a chromosome 27, ASM2061545v1, whole genome shotgun sequence:
- the zeb2b gene encoding zinc finger E-box-binding homeobox 2b isoform X3, with translation MKHEIMADGPRCKRRKQANPRRKNALNYENVMDTGSETEDEDKLLVSEEDGLLNGVGSPASLTNHDAGSPRVGHALMTKEDEDDDMRDSGVDHVWHDNDMLHASVDGTDEMKDDYDTMGPDTTLQTVGNGTVKNVVDCTSEFEEFFAKRSKLQEESLSESHSHVVSIAEYLQRGDTAIIYPEAPEGEELSRLGTPEVPETNSQEENDLPPGTPDAFAQLLTCPYCDRGYKRLTSLKEHIKYRHEKNEENFACPLCNYTFAYRTQLERHMATHKPGRDQHQLLNQGAGNRKFKCTECGKAFKYKHHLKEHLRIHSGEKPYECPNCKKRFSHSGSYSSHISSKKCIGLIAVNGRMRNNMKTGSSPTSASSSPTNTAITQLRHKLENGNGNGKPLGHHQDQNNHHLNIKTEPLDFNDYKLMMASHGFGGPGPFMNGGMGGNSSPLGIHCSAQSPMQHLGMGIEQQLLGYPSLSNNLSEVQKVLQIVDNTVCRQKMDCKPEEISRLKAYMKELGNQIEEQKQGLTSQVGHQVGLPVVSHNGATKSIIDYTLEKVNEAKACLQSLTTDSKRQISTIKREKSNHMLDLGTDDKMHENNIMFTPFSCQYCKEAFPGPIPLHQHERYLCKMNEEIKTVLQTSENLMPTKQGMFTEKHALLLSSMLSEKSPINPYKDHMSVLKAYFAMNMEPNSEELLKISIAVGLPQEFVKEWFEQRKVYQYGTPRTPPLEQRNNHPDMVLAANNHNHTPAKDSMAARSPVSLIKSNDRDRNRDHHITPTSIAEHHNNVNNCENQLRLMKANTFSGHTKHMGDHSKLDHHSRSSTPSPLNLSSTSSKNSHSSSYTPNSLMSEDLNLNMNQSEQPLDLSLPKLMKEPKHAMTLKSRPKLNSINHHDHSSVPSPREHFEEPLNLAYLKKEFEARGQNHHNGDLNKSTSPLFGMNPFGNKPMYTSLPQQSAFPPATFMSPMQASMPGLRPYPGLDQMGFLPHMAYTYATGAATFAEMQQQQRRKYQRKPGFQGELLDGTADYMSGLDDMTDSDSCLSRKKIKKTESGMYACDLCDKTFQKSSSLLRHKYEHTGKRPHQCQICKKAFKHKHHLIEHSRLHSGEKPYQCDKCGKRFSHSGSYSQHMNHRYSYCKREAEEREAAEREAREKGHLEPTELLLSRAYLQGMTPQGYPDLEDREGILRDGGMNGGMRDRQKEVEGTYVKIGRREEDFEEEEEESENKSMDTDPDTLRDEEENGEHSMDDSSLDGKTETKSDHEDNMEDGM, from the exons ATGAAATGAAAGATGATTATGACACTATGGGGCCTGACACCACTCTTCAGACAGTTGGAAACGGTACAG TTAAGAATGTTGTTGATTGCACTTCAGAATTTGAGGAGTTCTTCGCTAAGCGCAGTAAGCTCCAGGAGGAGAGCCTGAGCGAGAGCCACAGCCACGTGGTCAGCATCGCTGAGTACCTGCAGCGGGGTGACACTGCCATCATTTACCCAGAAGCACCCGAGGGAGAGGAGCTGTCCCGTCTGGGCACGCCCGAAGTGCCTGAAACAAACAGCCAGGAGGAAAATG ACCTGCCACCTGGAACTCCAGATGCTTTCGCCCAACTGTTGACCTGCCCCTACTGCGACCGGGGTTACAAGCGCTTGACATCGCTCAAGGAGCACATCAAGTACCGCCATGAGAAGAATGAGGAGAACTTCGCCTGCCCCCTGTGTAACTACACGTTTGCTTACCGCACTCAGCTTGAGCGACATATGGCCACGCACAAGCCCGGCAGAGATCAG CACCAACTGCTGAACCAGGGGGCTGGCAACCGCAAGTTCAAATGCACAGAATGTGGCAAGGCCTTCAAATACAAGCACCATCTGAAGGAACACCTGCGGattcacagtg GTGAGAAGCCATACGAATGCCCAAACTGCAAGAAGCGCTTCTCTCACTCAGGCTCCTATAGCTCTCACATCAGCAGCAAGAAGTGCATCGGCCTGATAGCAGTCAACGGGAGGATgcgcaacaacatgaagacaggctCTTCCCCTACATCAGCCTCGTCCTCCCCCACTAACACCGCCATCACCCAGCTGAGACACAAGCTAGAGAACGGAAACGGAAATGGCAAGCCCCTGGGCCACCACCAGGACCAGAACAACCACCACCTGAACATCAAAACAGAACCACTAGACTTCAACGACTACAAACTCATGATGGCCTCCCACGGCTTTGGCGGACCTGGGCCCTTCATGAACGGAGGCATGGGGGGAAACAGCAGCCCGCTAGGGATCCACTGCTCAGCCCAGAGCCCCATGCAGCACCTTGGGATGGGGATCGAACAACAGCTCCTGGGCTACCCGTCCCTGAGCAACAACCTGAGCGAGGTCCAGAAGGTGCTCCAGATCGTGGACAACACTGTGTGCAGGCAGAAGATGGACTGCAAACCGGAGGAGATCTCCAGACTCAAGGCTTACATGAAGGAGCTCGGGAACCAGATCGAGGAGCAAAAACAGGGACTGACGTCACAGGTGGGTCACCAGGTTGGTCTTCCAGTCGTCAGCCATAACGGTGCCACTAAAAGCATCATCGACTACACATTAGAAAAAGTGAACGAAGCCAAAGCTTGTCTTCAGAGCTTGACCACGGACTCAAAGAGACAAATTAGCACTATCAAACGAGAGAAATCCAACCACATGCTAGATTTAGGTACCGATGATAAGATGCATGAGAACAATATTATGTTTACACCCTTTTCTTGCCAATACTGCAAAGAAGCCTTCCCAGGCCCAATTCCCTTGCATCAGCATGAACGTTACCTGTGTAAAATGAATGAGGAGATCAAGACAGTTCTCCAGACTAGCGAGAACCTTATGCCCACAAAACAGGGGATGTTTACGGAGAAGCATGCCCTCCTGCTCTCGTCCATGCTGTCTGAGAAAAGCCCCATTAACCCGTACAAGGACCACATGTCAGTGCTCAAGGCCTACTTCGCTATGAACATGGAGCCCAATTCAGAGGAACTACTGAAGATCTCCATAGCGGTCGGCCTTCCTCAGGAATTCGTCAAAGAGTGGTTCGAGCAGAGGAAAGTCTACCAGTACGGCACCCCAAGAACTCCACCACTAGAACAACGGAACAACCATCCAGATATGGTTCTAGCCGCAAACAACCACAACCACACTCCCGCTAAAGACTCAATGGCAGCTAGATCCCCAGTGTCCCTGATCAAGTCTAATGACCGTGACCGCAACCGTGACCACCATATCACGCCCACCTCCATTGCAGAGCACCATAACAACGTCAACAACTGTGAGAACCAACTCAGACTCATGAAAGCTAACACGTTCAGTGGACACACCAAACACATGGGTGACCACTCCAAATTGGACCACCACTCAAGGAGCAGCACACCTTCTCCTTTGAACCTTTCCTCCACATCTTCCAAAAACTCCCATAGTAGCTCATATACTCCAAACAGCCTGATGTCTGAGGACCTGAACCTCAACATGAACCAGTCTGAACAACCACTGGACCTGTCACTGCCAAAGCTCATGAAGGAGCCCAAACACGCCATGACCTTGAAGAGCAGACCTAAACTAAACAGTATTAACCACCATGACCACTCCAGTGTTCCCTCCCCACGAGAGCACTTCGAAGAGCCACTTAACCTGGCCTATCTCAAGAAGGAGTTTGAAGCCAGAGGCCAGAACCACCACAATGGAGACCTCAACAAAAGCACCAGCCCCTTGTTCGGGATGAACCCCTTCGGTAACAAACCTATGTACACATCGCTTCCGCAACAGAGCGCGTTCCCACCTGCCACCTTCATGTCTCCGATGCAGGCCAGCATGCCTGGGCTGAGGCCATACCCAGGGCTGGATCAGATGGGCTTCCTACCACACATGGCCTACACTTATGCAACAGGAGCAGCTACCTTTGCTGAGATGCAACAGCAGCAGAGGAGAAAATACCAGCGAAAGCCAGGTTTCCAG GGGGAGCTGCTAGACGGAACAGCAGATTATATGTCAGGACTGGATGACATGACCGATTCAGACTCCTGTCTGTCCcggaagaagattaagaagacaGAAAGTGGTATGTACGCGTGTGACTTGTGCGACAAAACATTCCAGAAGAGCAGTTCCCTCCTAAGACACAAATATGAACACACAG GTAAACGGCCACACCAGTGTCAAATCTGCAAGAAGGCATTCAAACACAAGCACCACCTTATAGAACATTCACGACTGCACTCGGGCGAGAAACCGTACCAGTGTGACAAGTGCGGGAAGCGCTTCTCTCACTCGGGCTCCTACTCCCAGCACATGAACCACCGTTACTCTTACTGCAAGAGGGAGGCTGAGGAGAGGGAGGCGGCCGAAAGAGAGGCCCGGGAGAAGGGCCACCTAGAACCCACAGAGCTACTATTGAGCCGGGCCTACTTACAGGGTATGACTCCTCAGGGCTACCCCGACCTGGAGGACCGCGAGGGCATTCTGAGGGACGGAGGGATGAACGGAGGAATGAGAGATCGTCAGAAGGAAGTTGAAGGAACGTACGTGAAAATAGGACGTAGGGAAGAGGAttttgaggaggaggaagaggagagcgaGAACAAGAGCATGGACACAGATCCAGACACGttgagggatgaggaggagaacGGAGAGCACTCGATGGACGATAGTTCGTTGGACGGGAAAACAGAAACCAAATCGGATCACGAGGACAATATGGAGGACGGCATGTAA
- the zeb2b gene encoding zinc finger E-box-binding homeobox 2b isoform X2, producing MKHEIMADGPRCKRRKQANPRRKNAALNYENVMDTGSETEDEDKLLVSEEDGLLNGVGSPASLTNHDAGSPRVGHALMTKEDEDDDMRDSGVDHVWHDNDMLHASVDGTDEMKDDYDTMGPDTTLQTVGNGTVKNVVDCTSEFEEFFAKRSKLQEESLSESHSHVVSIAEYLQRGDTAIIYPEAPEGEELSRLGTPEVPETNSQEENDLPPGTPDAFAQLLTCPYCDRGYKRLTSLKEHIKYRHEKNEENFACPLCNYTFAYRTQLERHMATHKPGRDQHQLLNQGAGNRKFKCTECGKAFKYKHHLKEHLRIHSGEKPYECPNCKKRFSHSGSYSSHISSKKCIGLIAVNGRMRNNMKTGSSPTSASSSPTNTAITQLRHKLENGNGNGKPLGHHQDQNNHHLNIKTEPLDFNDYKLMMASHGFGGPGPFMNGGMGGNSSPLGIHCSAQSPMQHLGMGIEQQLLGYPSLSNNLSEVQKVLQIVDNTVCRQKMDCKPEEISRLKAYMKELGNQIEEQKQGLTSQVGHQVGLPVVSHNGATKSIIDYTLEKVNEAKACLQSLTTDSKRQISTIKREKSNHMLDLGTDDKMHENNIMFTPFSCQYCKEAFPGPIPLHQHERYLCKMNEEIKTVLQTSENLMPTKQGMFTEKHALLLSSMLSEKSPINPYKDHMSVLKAYFAMNMEPNSEELLKISIAVGLPQEFVKEWFEQRKVYQYGTPRTPPLEQRNNHPDMVLAANNHNHTPAKDSMAARSPVSLIKSNDRDRNRDHHITPTSIAEHHNNVNNCENQLRLMKANTFSGHTKHMGDHSKLDHHSRSSTPSPLNLSSTSSKNSHSSSYTPNSLMSEDLNLNMNQSEQPLDLSLPKLMKEPKHAMTLKSRPKLNSINHHDHSSVPSPREHFEEPLNLAYLKKEFEARGQNHHNGDLNKSTSPLFGMNPFGNKPMYTSLPQQSAFPPATFMSPMQASMPGLRPYPGLDQMGFLPHMAYTYATGAATFAEMQQQQRRKYQRKPGFQGELLDGTADYMSGLDDMTDSDSCLSRKKIKKTESGMYACDLCDKTFQKSSSLLRHKYEHTGKRPHQCQICKKAFKHKHHLIEHSRLHSGEKPYQCDKCGKRFSHSGSYSQHMNHRYSYCKREAEEREAAEREAREKGHLEPTELLLSRAYLQGMTPQGYPDLEDREGILRDGGMNGGMRDRQKEVEGTYVKIGRREEDFEEEEEESENKSMDTDPDTLRDEEENGEHSMDDSSLDGKTETKSDHEDNMEDGM from the exons ATGAAATGAAAGATGATTATGACACTATGGGGCCTGACACCACTCTTCAGACAGTTGGAAACGGTACAG TTAAGAATGTTGTTGATTGCACTTCAGAATTTGAGGAGTTCTTCGCTAAGCGCAGTAAGCTCCAGGAGGAGAGCCTGAGCGAGAGCCACAGCCACGTGGTCAGCATCGCTGAGTACCTGCAGCGGGGTGACACTGCCATCATTTACCCAGAAGCACCCGAGGGAGAGGAGCTGTCCCGTCTGGGCACGCCCGAAGTGCCTGAAACAAACAGCCAGGAGGAAAATG ACCTGCCACCTGGAACTCCAGATGCTTTCGCCCAACTGTTGACCTGCCCCTACTGCGACCGGGGTTACAAGCGCTTGACATCGCTCAAGGAGCACATCAAGTACCGCCATGAGAAGAATGAGGAGAACTTCGCCTGCCCCCTGTGTAACTACACGTTTGCTTACCGCACTCAGCTTGAGCGACATATGGCCACGCACAAGCCCGGCAGAGATCAG CACCAACTGCTGAACCAGGGGGCTGGCAACCGCAAGTTCAAATGCACAGAATGTGGCAAGGCCTTCAAATACAAGCACCATCTGAAGGAACACCTGCGGattcacagtg GTGAGAAGCCATACGAATGCCCAAACTGCAAGAAGCGCTTCTCTCACTCAGGCTCCTATAGCTCTCACATCAGCAGCAAGAAGTGCATCGGCCTGATAGCAGTCAACGGGAGGATgcgcaacaacatgaagacaggctCTTCCCCTACATCAGCCTCGTCCTCCCCCACTAACACCGCCATCACCCAGCTGAGACACAAGCTAGAGAACGGAAACGGAAATGGCAAGCCCCTGGGCCACCACCAGGACCAGAACAACCACCACCTGAACATCAAAACAGAACCACTAGACTTCAACGACTACAAACTCATGATGGCCTCCCACGGCTTTGGCGGACCTGGGCCCTTCATGAACGGAGGCATGGGGGGAAACAGCAGCCCGCTAGGGATCCACTGCTCAGCCCAGAGCCCCATGCAGCACCTTGGGATGGGGATCGAACAACAGCTCCTGGGCTACCCGTCCCTGAGCAACAACCTGAGCGAGGTCCAGAAGGTGCTCCAGATCGTGGACAACACTGTGTGCAGGCAGAAGATGGACTGCAAACCGGAGGAGATCTCCAGACTCAAGGCTTACATGAAGGAGCTCGGGAACCAGATCGAGGAGCAAAAACAGGGACTGACGTCACAGGTGGGTCACCAGGTTGGTCTTCCAGTCGTCAGCCATAACGGTGCCACTAAAAGCATCATCGACTACACATTAGAAAAAGTGAACGAAGCCAAAGCTTGTCTTCAGAGCTTGACCACGGACTCAAAGAGACAAATTAGCACTATCAAACGAGAGAAATCCAACCACATGCTAGATTTAGGTACCGATGATAAGATGCATGAGAACAATATTATGTTTACACCCTTTTCTTGCCAATACTGCAAAGAAGCCTTCCCAGGCCCAATTCCCTTGCATCAGCATGAACGTTACCTGTGTAAAATGAATGAGGAGATCAAGACAGTTCTCCAGACTAGCGAGAACCTTATGCCCACAAAACAGGGGATGTTTACGGAGAAGCATGCCCTCCTGCTCTCGTCCATGCTGTCTGAGAAAAGCCCCATTAACCCGTACAAGGACCACATGTCAGTGCTCAAGGCCTACTTCGCTATGAACATGGAGCCCAATTCAGAGGAACTACTGAAGATCTCCATAGCGGTCGGCCTTCCTCAGGAATTCGTCAAAGAGTGGTTCGAGCAGAGGAAAGTCTACCAGTACGGCACCCCAAGAACTCCACCACTAGAACAACGGAACAACCATCCAGATATGGTTCTAGCCGCAAACAACCACAACCACACTCCCGCTAAAGACTCAATGGCAGCTAGATCCCCAGTGTCCCTGATCAAGTCTAATGACCGTGACCGCAACCGTGACCACCATATCACGCCCACCTCCATTGCAGAGCACCATAACAACGTCAACAACTGTGAGAACCAACTCAGACTCATGAAAGCTAACACGTTCAGTGGACACACCAAACACATGGGTGACCACTCCAAATTGGACCACCACTCAAGGAGCAGCACACCTTCTCCTTTGAACCTTTCCTCCACATCTTCCAAAAACTCCCATAGTAGCTCATATACTCCAAACAGCCTGATGTCTGAGGACCTGAACCTCAACATGAACCAGTCTGAACAACCACTGGACCTGTCACTGCCAAAGCTCATGAAGGAGCCCAAACACGCCATGACCTTGAAGAGCAGACCTAAACTAAACAGTATTAACCACCATGACCACTCCAGTGTTCCCTCCCCACGAGAGCACTTCGAAGAGCCACTTAACCTGGCCTATCTCAAGAAGGAGTTTGAAGCCAGAGGCCAGAACCACCACAATGGAGACCTCAACAAAAGCACCAGCCCCTTGTTCGGGATGAACCCCTTCGGTAACAAACCTATGTACACATCGCTTCCGCAACAGAGCGCGTTCCCACCTGCCACCTTCATGTCTCCGATGCAGGCCAGCATGCCTGGGCTGAGGCCATACCCAGGGCTGGATCAGATGGGCTTCCTACCACACATGGCCTACACTTATGCAACAGGAGCAGCTACCTTTGCTGAGATGCAACAGCAGCAGAGGAGAAAATACCAGCGAAAGCCAGGTTTCCAG GGGGAGCTGCTAGACGGAACAGCAGATTATATGTCAGGACTGGATGACATGACCGATTCAGACTCCTGTCTGTCCcggaagaagattaagaagacaGAAAGTGGTATGTACGCGTGTGACTTGTGCGACAAAACATTCCAGAAGAGCAGTTCCCTCCTAAGACACAAATATGAACACACAG GTAAACGGCCACACCAGTGTCAAATCTGCAAGAAGGCATTCAAACACAAGCACCACCTTATAGAACATTCACGACTGCACTCGGGCGAGAAACCGTACCAGTGTGACAAGTGCGGGAAGCGCTTCTCTCACTCGGGCTCCTACTCCCAGCACATGAACCACCGTTACTCTTACTGCAAGAGGGAGGCTGAGGAGAGGGAGGCGGCCGAAAGAGAGGCCCGGGAGAAGGGCCACCTAGAACCCACAGAGCTACTATTGAGCCGGGCCTACTTACAGGGTATGACTCCTCAGGGCTACCCCGACCTGGAGGACCGCGAGGGCATTCTGAGGGACGGAGGGATGAACGGAGGAATGAGAGATCGTCAGAAGGAAGTTGAAGGAACGTACGTGAAAATAGGACGTAGGGAAGAGGAttttgaggaggaggaagaggagagcgaGAACAAGAGCATGGACACAGATCCAGACACGttgagggatgaggaggagaacGGAGAGCACTCGATGGACGATAGTTCGTTGGACGGGAAAACAGAAACCAAATCGGATCACGAGGACAATATGGAGGACGGCATGTAA